One genomic segment of Candidatus Zixiibacteriota bacterium includes these proteins:
- the ligA gene encoding NAD-dependent DNA ligase LigA has protein sequence MPPPRKADPVVSIPPAIREEIEALRRELRYHAHRYYVLDSPVISDIEYDRLFDRLVSLERLYPQAITPDSPTQKVGAEPSAAFRTVRHAVPMMSLQKVTDETELREFHGRLVRLLAGVEPTYVIEPKLDGLAVELTYEKGILTVGSTRGDGINGEDVTANLRTVRSIPLTLLSEPPELIDVRGEIILRRSDFERLNRERLAQGEEAMANPRNGAAGSLRQLDPKVTASRPLVFYAYGIGRIAGRKVARHSEGLELLRQLGFRVHPLAKPCGGSAEVVRAHQEIGRQRDALDEDTDGTVIKVDELALQEKLGAVSHHPRWAVAWKFPPQEETTIVEDIIVQVGRTGIISPVAALKPVRVGGVEVRRATLHNEDEIARKDIRVGDRVIVRRAGDVIPEVVKVVPGGKEPRSTPFAFPKHCPACQAPTIRDPDSAFHRCTNPSCPAQIKERLAHFISKGGVDIEGMGYRYIEQLVDKGIVQDMADIYFLDREKLARMDRMGPKLAENLLNAIDRARRPDLPHLIAALGIDGVGEHVSTVVARAFGSIDRLAVAGVDELQEVHEIGPIVAGSIHQFFALPQTKKLLRKLRDGGVVFPTMSAAPKGPQPFAGQTFVLTGTLSSLTRDEAKAKIESLGGHVAGSVSKKTTAVIAGADPGSKLDRAQNLGVPIWNEDEFLRQVT, from the coding sequence ATGCCACCGCCCCGCAAAGCTGATCCTGTCGTCAGCATCCCACCGGCCATTCGCGAGGAAATCGAGGCGTTGCGCCGGGAGTTGCGCTATCACGCGCACCGCTACTATGTCCTCGATTCTCCGGTGATATCCGACATCGAGTATGATCGTCTGTTTGACCGTCTGGTCTCCCTGGAACGGCTCTATCCGCAGGCGATCACACCCGATTCGCCGACGCAGAAGGTCGGGGCCGAGCCGTCTGCCGCCTTCCGGACCGTTCGCCATGCGGTCCCGATGATGTCGCTACAAAAAGTGACGGACGAAACCGAGTTACGCGAGTTCCATGGACGCCTGGTCCGCCTGCTGGCGGGGGTCGAGCCGACGTACGTCATCGAACCCAAGCTCGATGGGTTGGCGGTCGAATTGACATACGAGAAAGGCATCCTGACGGTCGGTTCGACGCGCGGTGACGGGATAAACGGCGAAGATGTCACCGCCAACCTGCGCACGGTGCGGTCGATCCCTCTGACGCTGCTGTCGGAGCCACCGGAACTCATCGATGTGCGCGGCGAGATCATTTTGCGGCGCTCCGACTTCGAGCGGCTGAACCGGGAGCGGCTCGCCCAAGGCGAAGAGGCGATGGCCAATCCGCGCAACGGCGCGGCGGGATCGCTGCGTCAACTGGACCCGAAAGTGACCGCGTCCCGCCCGCTGGTCTTCTATGCCTACGGGATTGGGCGGATTGCCGGCAGAAAAGTGGCGCGCCATTCGGAGGGGCTGGAACTCCTGAGGCAGCTCGGCTTTCGCGTGCATCCTTTGGCCAAGCCCTGCGGCGGCTCGGCGGAGGTTGTCCGAGCGCATCAGGAGATTGGCCGTCAACGTGATGCCTTGGACGAAGACACCGATGGCACGGTGATCAAGGTGGATGAACTGGCGCTGCAGGAGAAACTCGGGGCTGTCTCCCATCATCCGCGTTGGGCAGTGGCCTGGAAATTCCCCCCTCAGGAAGAGACGACGATTGTGGAGGATATCATCGTGCAGGTGGGGCGCACCGGGATCATCAGCCCGGTGGCGGCGCTCAAGCCGGTTCGGGTCGGCGGGGTCGAGGTCCGCCGGGCCACCCTCCATAATGAGGATGAGATTGCCCGCAAAGACATCCGGGTCGGGGACCGCGTCATCGTCCGCCGTGCCGGTGATGTCATCCCGGAAGTTGTCAAGGTCGTCCCCGGCGGCAAAGAACCGCGCTCCACGCCCTTCGCATTCCCCAAACACTGCCCGGCCTGCCAGGCCCCGACGATCCGCGATCCCGATTCCGCCTTCCACCGCTGCACCAATCCCTCATGCCCCGCGCAGATCAAGGAGCGGCTGGCGCACTTCATCTCCAAAGGGGGCGTCGACATTGAGGGGATGGGATACCGTTACATCGAGCAGTTGGTCGACAAGGGGATCGTCCAAGACATGGCCGACATCTACTTCCTCGACCGAGAGAAGCTGGCGCGGATGGACCGGATGGGACCGAAGCTGGCCGAGAATCTGCTGAATGCGATCGACCGCGCACGACGCCCCGACCTTCCCCATTTGATCGCCGCCCTCGGAATCGATGGCGTCGGGGAGCATGTTTCGACCGTGGTCGCCCGAGCCTTCGGGTCGATCGACCGTCTGGCCGTTGCCGGTGTCGACGAGCTCCAAGAGGTGCACGAGATCGGGCCCATCGTCGCCGGGTCGATCCACCAGTTTTTCGCCTTGCCCCAGACCAAGAAGCTCCTGAGAAAACTCCGCGACGGCGGGGTCGTCTTCCCCACAATGTCCGCAGCACCAAAGGGACCACAGCCATTCGCCGGGCAAACCTTCGTTCTCACCGGCACACTGTCTTCCCTGACACGCGACGAAGCCA
- a CDS encoding MotA/TolQ/ExbB proton channel family protein codes for MYVWPSPSLAIPPAVIGGNFWELVTQSTFFALLIITILFGLSIVSWAVIIWKWRLYRRILADSRRFRALFRRGRRLADRLTALEMLRHLPHWRLLESGLREAAAFTDQNRGGGSGSAFGFDLTSEQKHAIADTLERVEQEEMGKLEEWTILLATTANASPFLGLLGTCWGIMDAFVGIGATGSASLAVVAPGIAEALMATVVGLAAAIPAVIAYNWCVRKLRQIHDELSGLALEILTELTRENAREAADLSRAL; via the coding sequence ATGTATGTCTGGCCAAGTCCGTCGTTGGCAATCCCTCCCGCAGTGATCGGCGGGAACTTCTGGGAGTTGGTGACCCAGTCGACGTTCTTCGCACTCCTGATCATCACCATCCTGTTCGGCCTGTCGATCGTCAGTTGGGCCGTGATCATCTGGAAATGGCGCCTCTATCGGCGCATTCTCGCCGACAGCCGGCGATTCCGCGCCCTCTTCCGCCGGGGTCGGCGGCTGGCCGATCGACTGACCGCCTTGGAAATGCTGCGTCACCTGCCCCACTGGCGTCTGCTGGAGTCGGGTCTCCGCGAGGCCGCGGCGTTCACCGATCAGAATCGGGGTGGCGGTTCAGGATCCGCATTCGGTTTCGATCTCACCTCGGAGCAGAAGCATGCGATTGCGGACACCCTGGAGCGGGTGGAGCAGGAGGAAATGGGCAAGCTGGAGGAGTGGACGATTCTCCTGGCCACGACGGCGAACGCTTCGCCGTTTCTCGGCCTGTTGGGAACCTGCTGGGGGATCATGGACGCCTTTGTCGGGATCGGCGCCACCGGCTCGGCCTCGTTGGCGGTCGTGGCGCCGGGGATCGCCGAGGCCCTGATGGCGACTGTGGTCGGGCTGGCAGCGGCGATTCCGGCGGTGATCGCCTATAACTGGTGCGTGCGCAAACTCCGCCAGATCCACGATGAGCTGTCCGGCCTGGCGCTGGAGATTCTGACCGAGTTGACCCGCGAGAATGCCCGTGAAGCCGCGGACCTATCACGCGCTCTCTGA
- a CDS encoding biopolymer transporter ExbD, with amino-acid sequence MKPRTYHALSEINVTNLVDVVLVLLIIFMVTAPLLQSGIDVRLPETIASAEQPSEGIIVTITKEGGVFINDVYRTADQWEDELRRVISSKPGQKAFLRADEAVGYGQVIAVLSTMKRLGLDQVGLVTQPVKEEKKTGPKIKWG; translated from the coding sequence GTGAAGCCGCGGACCTATCACGCGCTCTCTGAGATCAACGTCACCAATCTGGTCGACGTGGTGCTCGTGCTGCTGATCATTTTCATGGTCACGGCGCCGCTGTTGCAAAGCGGAATCGACGTCCGGCTCCCGGAGACGATCGCCTCGGCCGAGCAGCCCTCCGAGGGGATCATTGTCACCATCACCAAAGAGGGCGGTGTGTTCATCAACGACGTCTACCGTACGGCGGACCAGTGGGAGGACGAACTGCGGCGCGTGATCTCAAGCAAACCGGGACAAAAGGCGTTTCTCCGGGCCGATGAAGCAGTGGGATATGGGCAGGTGATCGCCGTGCTCAGCACCATGAAACGTCTGGGTTTGGACCAGGTGGGACTGGTGACCCAGCCGGTGAAGGAAGAGAAGAAGACCGGACCGAAGATCAAATGGGGGTAG
- a CDS encoding TonB family protein, which produces MKRYLVWSLALHCGVFVGGAMLAPLHGFMGSVRPDLVITVGLVDYAGAGKPKAPPAKVPPPPAASDQIIATRPSQDQTPEKLKDQKPEAKETRKAKQDSTRTKPPSALAQADTLAGLKGTLTEGTGEGDVWGVETGAGVNPYHRAGFATIRSNWRNPVVGPIPRKCVVKFRIKRSGEIVDVELERHSGSDLFDRAALRAVNLTHAWPPFPATWEEKEQIIHLEFEYRP; this is translated from the coding sequence GTGAAGCGATACCTGGTCTGGTCGCTGGCGCTCCACTGCGGGGTGTTCGTCGGTGGCGCCATGCTGGCGCCGCTCCATGGATTCATGGGCTCCGTCCGCCCCGATCTGGTAATTACAGTGGGTCTTGTGGACTACGCTGGCGCCGGGAAGCCGAAGGCCCCTCCCGCAAAGGTGCCCCCTCCGCCAGCCGCTTCCGATCAGATAATAGCCACCAGACCGTCTCAGGATCAGACTCCCGAGAAGCTCAAGGACCAGAAGCCCGAAGCCAAAGAGACCCGTAAGGCCAAGCAGGACTCGACACGCACGAAGCCGCCGTCAGCGCTGGCCCAAGCCGATACGCTGGCTGGTTTGAAGGGAACCCTGACCGAGGGGACGGGAGAGGGGGATGTTTGGGGAGTGGAGACCGGGGCGGGCGTGAACCCATACCACCGGGCCGGCTTCGCGACCATCCGGTCGAACTGGCGCAACCCGGTGGTCGGCCCGATCCCCCGCAAGTGCGTTGTCAAGTTCCGGATCAAGCGATCGGGAGAGATCGTAGACGTCGAGTTGGAACGACACTCGGGATCCGACCTGTTCGACCGGGCCGCGCTGCGGGCGGTGAATCTGACCCACGCCTGGCCGCCGTTCCCGGCCACCTGGGAGGAGAAGGAACAGATCATCCACCTCGAATTCGAGTACCGCCCCTAG
- a CDS encoding Tol-Pal system beta propeller repeat protein TolB — MSVDAGARGIPEIYGRVVKSAGEFEPFRVGVDQFRLRDPEGATVADRELAQMITDIVFADLDYSYLFESVRPDSVYLRIMGLTRIDRRGWHHLGADYLIEGEAAFEGDNVTVRYTLSDVATDREYFSRQLRARNTSVRLLAHALADEVYRELARAEGIFQSRLVYLHESGGFKEVHVCDYDGADDMRMTADRTIVLSPRWCGPEAISYTSFRDGNPDVWLYDLLKDRASKFSSFPGLNTGCSWTRDGHSYVLSLSAEGDPEIYVGERASKGAPRRVTFAPGIDTSPSFSPDGKKIVFTSDRAGTPQVYIMDVDGTNVERLTSEGYYNDSPDWSPTLDMIAFVSRGEGVFQICTMRPDGANVRQLTEVGSNENPHWSPDGLHIVFASNRTGVYEIYTMNFDGSGVRRITTDGGNTNPSWSP; from the coding sequence ATGAGCGTCGATGCCGGGGCACGCGGTATTCCGGAAATCTACGGCCGGGTCGTGAAATCCGCCGGCGAGTTCGAACCGTTCCGGGTCGGCGTGGATCAGTTTCGACTGCGCGATCCCGAGGGGGCGACGGTCGCGGATCGCGAGCTGGCCCAAATGATCACCGACATCGTCTTCGCCGACCTCGATTACTCGTACCTGTTTGAGTCGGTCCGTCCCGATTCGGTCTATCTGCGGATCATGGGGTTGACGCGGATCGACCGCCGCGGGTGGCACCATCTGGGGGCCGACTATCTGATTGAAGGTGAGGCGGCGTTCGAGGGCGACAACGTGACGGTGCGTTACACGCTGTCGGATGTCGCGACCGACCGCGAGTACTTCAGTCGTCAACTCAGAGCGCGGAACACCTCGGTCCGGCTCTTAGCCCATGCGCTGGCCGACGAAGTCTATCGCGAGTTGGCCCGCGCGGAGGGGATCTTCCAATCGCGCCTGGTCTACCTGCACGAGAGCGGCGGGTTCAAGGAAGTGCATGTCTGCGATTACGACGGGGCCGATGACATGCGCATGACCGCCGACCGGACCATTGTCCTGTCGCCCCGCTGGTGTGGTCCCGAAGCGATCTCGTACACCTCATTTCGCGACGGGAATCCGGATGTCTGGTTGTACGATTTGTTGAAAGACCGCGCCTCCAAGTTCTCCTCGTTCCCCGGTCTGAACACCGGGTGTTCCTGGACCCGCGATGGTCACTCCTATGTGCTCTCGCTGTCCGCCGAGGGGGACCCGGAGATCTATGTGGGCGAACGGGCGTCCAAGGGGGCGCCGCGACGGGTTACCTTTGCGCCGGGGATCGATACATCGCCGTCGTTTTCTCCGGATGGCAAGAAGATCGTCTTCACCTCCGACCGGGCGGGGACGCCGCAGGTCTATATCATGGATGTGGACGGGACCAATGTCGAACGGCTGACCAGCGAAGGGTACTACAATGACTCGCCCGATTGGTCGCCGACGCTCGACATGATCGCCTTTGTGTCCCGCGGCGAGGGGGTCTTCCAGATCTGCACCATGCGGCCGGATGGCGCCAACGTGAGGCAATTGACCGAGGTCGGATCCAATGAAAACCCGCACTGGTCGCCCGACGGTCTGCACATTGTTTTCGCGTCCAACCGAACCGGGGTGTACGAGATCTATACGATGAATTTCGACGGCTCCGGTGTGCGCCGCATCACGACGGACGGAGGCAACACGAATCCGTCCTGGTCGCCCTGA
- the pal gene encoding peptidoglycan-associated lipoprotein Pal has product MKKPAILAMLAVSLLVIGGCGGGGPKGELGEGRQAGGPGTGTQEGTGEGGAGDRGDVTSLGANYGLKPVYFDFDKYNLREDARVTLDADADILRTNGDLRIVIEGHCDERGTDEYNIALGDRRAKAVQDYLVRLGIDAARISTISYGEERPVSLGHDEDSWRLNRRGEFVVKK; this is encoded by the coding sequence GTGAAGAAGCCTGCGATTCTGGCGATGCTCGCCGTGAGTCTGCTTGTGATCGGCGGATGTGGAGGTGGCGGACCCAAAGGGGAACTCGGGGAAGGCCGGCAGGCCGGTGGTCCTGGCACAGGGACGCAGGAAGGGACCGGTGAGGGCGGTGCCGGTGACCGCGGCGACGTCACGTCACTCGGCGCGAACTATGGCCTGAAACCGGTGTATTTTGATTTCGACAAGTACAATCTGCGTGAAGACGCCAGGGTAACTCTGGACGCCGACGCCGACATCCTGCGCACAAACGGTGACCTGCGCATCGTGATCGAGGGGCACTGCGATGAGCGCGGGACGGACGAATACAATATCGCTCTGGGCGATCGCCGCGCCAAAGCTGTGCAGGATTATCTGGTCCGTCTCGGCATCGATGCGGCGCGGATCTCGACGATTTCTTACGGTGAAGAGCGGCCGGTGTCGCTGGGGCACGACGAAGATTCCTGGCGTCTTAACCGGCGTGGCGAATTCGTCGTCAAGAAATAG
- the ybgF gene encoding tol-pal system protein YbgF, which produces MSRSAAAWLVRLAGVVVCAITLAGCVSRAAMRRMQDQLDYLEASHKRMEADLIHIDSLVVLSTSESRRTRAEVATTLEEFRGDVGTVRETIDELRQTVERRPTTYVYAPPSTMPDTGTAGGAVTSAPPDADPGKMYEDAFLDVRKGNYELAIDQFRDILQYFGNSAYAPNSRYWIGECWYSLGGGTENQNDTVSYYDSAVVEFQRLIEDYPQSERVPTALYKLGRCSEELNHPRQARQYYERVIGEFPKSLEAKPAKSRLDELR; this is translated from the coding sequence ATGAGCAGGAGCGCGGCCGCATGGTTGGTGCGGCTGGCGGGAGTCGTCGTATGCGCGATCACGCTCGCCGGTTGTGTGTCACGCGCCGCGATGCGTCGGATGCAGGATCAACTGGACTACCTCGAGGCATCCCACAAGCGCATGGAAGCCGACTTGATCCATATCGACTCATTAGTGGTACTCTCGACGTCCGAGTCGCGACGGACGCGCGCGGAGGTGGCAACCACGCTGGAGGAATTCCGGGGCGACGTCGGCACGGTGCGCGAGACGATCGATGAGCTCCGGCAGACGGTGGAGCGGCGTCCCACAACGTACGTGTACGCGCCGCCTTCAACGATGCCGGACACCGGCACGGCCGGAGGTGCCGTCACATCGGCGCCGCCGGATGCCGATCCGGGTAAGATGTATGAGGATGCGTTCCTCGACGTTCGCAAGGGCAACTACGAACTCGCCATCGACCAGTTCCGCGACATCCTCCAGTACTTCGGCAACTCGGCGTATGCGCCCAATTCACGCTACTGGATCGGCGAGTGCTGGTACTCGTTGGGAGGTGGGACGGAGAATCAAAACGACACCGTCAGCTACTACGATTCTGCGGTGGTCGAATTCCAGAGGTTGATCGAGGATTACCCGCAATCAGAGCGCGTTCCCACCGCGCTCTACAAGTTGGGGCGCTGTTCAGAGGAACTGAATCACCCCCGTCAGGCGCGCCAGTACTACGAGCGCGTCATCGGCGAGTTCCCCAAATCGCTGGAAGCCAAGCCGGCCAAGAGTCGCTTGGACGAGCTAAGGTAG
- the tuf gene encoding elongation factor Tu, with protein sequence MAKAKFERKKPHVNVGTIGHVDHGKTTLTAAVTMVLSRKGLASVRTFDSIDNAPEERERGITIATAHIEYETDKRHYAHVDCPGHADYVKNMITGAAQMDGAILVVSAADGPMPQTREHILLARQVGVPCIVVFLNKVDMVDDPELLDLVELEVRDLLTTYEFPGDQIPVIRGSALKAMEVAITPVKDDPAFKCIYELMDAVDSYVPLPQREVDKPFLMPIEDVFSITGRGTVGTGRVERGRIKMGDELERVGIKETRKVVVTGVEMFRKTLDEAQAGDNVGLLLRGVDKEELERGMVLAAPGSITPHTKFVGEVYILTKEEGGRHTPFFDGYRPQFYFRTTDVTGVAHLPQGTEMVMPGDKVTIRGELISPIAMEKGLRFAIREGGRTVGSGVVADVVE encoded by the coding sequence ATGGCGAAGGCGAAATTTGAACGCAAGAAGCCCCACGTGAACGTGGGCACGATCGGGCACGTTGATCACGGCAAGACGACGCTGACGGCGGCGGTCACGATGGTGCTGTCTCGCAAGGGGCTGGCGTCGGTGCGCACGTTCGATTCGATCGACAATGCACCCGAGGAACGCGAGCGCGGCATCACCATTGCGACGGCGCACATCGAGTATGAGACCGACAAGCGGCACTATGCGCACGTGGACTGTCCGGGTCACGCCGACTATGTCAAGAACATGATCACCGGGGCGGCGCAGATGGACGGCGCCATTCTGGTGGTGTCGGCGGCGGACGGTCCGATGCCGCAGACCCGCGAGCACATTCTCCTGGCGCGCCAAGTCGGGGTCCCCTGCATCGTGGTCTTCCTCAACAAGGTCGACATGGTCGACGATCCCGAGCTTCTCGACTTGGTCGAGCTGGAGGTCCGCGATCTGTTGACGACCTACGAGTTTCCCGGCGACCAAATCCCGGTCATCCGCGGCTCGGCGCTGAAAGCGATGGAAGTGGCGATCACGCCGGTGAAGGACGATCCGGCCTTCAAGTGCATCTATGAACTGATGGATGCCGTGGACAGCTATGTCCCTCTGCCCCAGCGTGAGGTCGACAAGCCCTTCCTGATGCCGATTGAGGACGTCTTCTCGATCACCGGGCGCGGCACCGTGGGCACCGGGCGTGTCGAGCGCGGTCGCATCAAGATGGGCGACGAGTTGGAGCGGGTCGGGATCAAAGAGACACGCAAGGTCGTTGTCACCGGGGTGGAGATGTTCCGCAAGACGCTCGATGAGGCGCAGGCGGGCGACAACGTGGGTCTGCTGTTGCGCGGCGTGGACAAGGAGGAACTGGAGCGCGGCATGGTGTTGGCCGCCCCCGGATCGATCACGCCCCACACCAAGTTCGTGGGTGAGGTCTACATTCTGACGAAGGAAGAGGGCGGGCGGCACACGCCGTTCTTCGACGGCTACCGACCGCAGTTCTACTTCCGGACCACGGATGTGACCGGCGTGGCGCATCTGCCGCAAGGCACCGAGATGGTGATGCCCGGCGACAAGGTCACGATTCGCGGTGAGTTGATCAGTCCGATCGCGATGGAAAAGGGGTTGCGGTTCGCGATCCGCGAGGGCGGCCGCACGGTCGGTTCGGGCGTGGTCGCGGACGTGGTGGAATAG
- the rpmG gene encoding 50S ribosomal protein L33, with product MPRESIVLACESCRRRNYTVSKNRRLQPDRLTYRKYCAFCRRHTAHRETR from the coding sequence ATGCCGCGGGAGTCGATTGTGCTGGCGTGTGAGTCATGTCGCCGCCGCAACTACACGGTGAGCAAGAACCGGCGACTGCAGCCCGACCGGCTGACCTATCGGAAGTACTGCGCGTTCTGCCGGCGGCATACCGCGCACCGGGAAACGCGTTGA
- the secE gene encoding preprotein translocase subunit SecE, translating into MSVIEKTKTYWNETVAELGKVTWPSKDEVIGSTIVTIFVSLILGLFVFGVDLLLARGVSTLLGIG; encoded by the coding sequence GTGTCGGTTATCGAGAAGACCAAAACCTACTGGAACGAGACGGTTGCCGAGCTCGGCAAGGTGACCTGGCCGAGCAAGGATGAGGTCATCGGCTCGACGATCGTGACCATCTTTGTGTCGCTGATTCTGGGTCTCTTTGTGTTTGGCGTCGACCTGCTGTTGGCGCGCGGCGTGTCGACACTTCTGGGCATCGGATGA
- the nusG gene encoding transcription termination/antitermination protein NusG: MSVEMQWYVAHTYSGHEKKAAKYLSSAFANAGLEDHLGRVVMPTQEVVEMRQGKRSSSMKKFLPGYILIEMHLTKETQHLVTNTPGITNFVGAAGRPVPLRQEEVAHVLGQMDTSREKEVTEIPYKVGDPVKVVDGPFSDFSGFVSEVNMERRKLKVMVSIFGRPTPVELDFLQVLPA, from the coding sequence ATGAGCGTCGAGATGCAGTGGTATGTGGCCCACACCTATTCGGGCCACGAGAAGAAGGCGGCGAAGTACTTGAGCAGCGCCTTTGCCAATGCCGGTCTGGAGGACCATCTGGGGCGGGTGGTGATGCCAACCCAGGAAGTCGTCGAGATGCGCCAGGGCAAGCGCTCGTCCTCGATGAAGAAGTTCCTTCCCGGATACATCTTGATCGAGATGCACCTGACCAAGGAGACGCAGCATCTGGTGACCAACACGCCGGGCATCACGAACTTCGTTGGTGCCGCCGGGCGTCCGGTGCCGCTCCGGCAGGAGGAAGTCGCGCACGTTCTCGGGCAGATGGACACCAGCCGTGAGAAAGAGGTCACCGAGATTCCCTACAAAGTCGGCGATCCGGTCAAGGTCGTGGACGGGCCGTTCTCAGACTTTTCCGGGTTTGTTTCGGAAGTGAACATGGAGCGCAGGAAGCTCAAAGTGATGGTCTCGATCTTCGGTCGGCCGACGCCGGTCGAGCTGGATTTCCTGCAGGTGCTGCCGGCATGA
- the rplK gene encoding 50S ribosomal protein L11: protein MATKPITGYVKLQIPAGNATPAPPVGPALGQQGVNIMEFCKAFNARTQKDAGLIIPVVITVYKDKSFTFVTKTPPAAILLKRAAKIEKASGEPNRVKVARVTADQVREIARLKRPDLNAASEAAAMSMVAGTARSMGIDVV from the coding sequence ATGGCGACAAAGCCAATCACAGGTTACGTGAAGCTGCAGATTCCCGCCGGAAATGCGACCCCGGCGCCGCCGGTCGGTCCGGCATTGGGGCAGCAGGGCGTCAACATCATGGAGTTCTGCAAGGCGTTCAACGCCCGCACGCAGAAGGACGCGGGGTTGATCATCCCCGTGGTGATCACAGTCTATAAGGACAAGTCGTTCACGTTCGTCACCAAGACGCCGCCGGCGGCGATTCTGCTCAAGCGCGCGGCGAAGATCGAGAAAGCATCGGGAGAGCCGAATCGCGTCAAGGTGGCGCGTGTGACCGCCGATCAGGTTCGGGAGATCGCGCGTCTCAAGCGCCCCGATCTGAATGCTGCCAGCGAGGCGGCGGCGATGAGCATGGTGGCGGGGACGGCGCGCAGCATGGGGATCGACGTCGTCTGA
- the rplA gene encoding 50S ribosomal protein L1 encodes MKESKKQRVANAKVERQTLYALEQAITLACEVKHAQFDESLDVVMRLGVDPKHADQMVRGSVVLPHGTGKTTRVLALTKGDKEAEAKAAGADYVGGEEYVQKIQEGWLEFDALVATPDVMGMVGRLGKILGPRGLMPSPKTGSVTMDIGKAVTDLKAGKVEYRVDRAGNVHCAVGKSSFGVDKLVDNARTFIDAVIRAKPAAAKGQYVKRVAISTTMGPGIRIDHNPLVSESKA; translated from the coding sequence ATGAAGGAGAGCAAGAAGCAGCGGGTGGCCAACGCCAAAGTCGAGCGGCAGACGCTCTATGCCTTGGAGCAGGCGATCACTCTGGCGTGCGAGGTGAAGCACGCCCAATTTGATGAATCGCTGGATGTGGTCATGCGGCTGGGGGTCGATCCCAAGCATGCCGACCAGATGGTGCGCGGCTCGGTCGTTCTCCCGCACGGTACCGGCAAGACGACGCGCGTGTTGGCACTGACCAAGGGTGACAAAGAGGCCGAGGCCAAGGCCGCCGGCGCCGATTATGTCGGCGGCGAAGAGTATGTTCAGAAGATTCAGGAAGGATGGTTGGAGTTTGACGCGCTGGTGGCGACCCCCGACGTGATGGGTATGGTGGGGCGGCTGGGGAAGATCCTCGGCCCCCGGGGTTTGATGCCCTCACCGAAGACCGGCAGCGTCACCATGGACATTGGGAAAGCGGTCACCGATCTGAAGGCCGGCAAGGTGGAATACCGCGTCGATCGTGCCGGGAACGTGCATTGCGCCGTCGGCAAGTCATCCTTCGGCGTTGACAAACTGGTCGACAACGCGCGGACCTTTATCGATGCCGTGATTCGGGCCAAGCCGGCTGCCGCCAAAGGGCAATATGTGAAGCGTGTGGCCATCTCGACGACGATGGGACCGGGGATCAGGATCGATCATAATCCGCTGGTGAGCGAGTCTAAAGCATAG
- the rplJ gene encoding 50S ribosomal protein L10, producing MPRPEKVQLVAEVTEQFRSAGSVYVTDYAGLTVGDITELRKQLRAAGVKYRVVKNTLLRRAAGDAGLADLVEQFKGPTAVAFGPADPVAAAKIFGEFAARLEKPKVRRFLVDKKPYAATDLRALASLPSRGVLLAQVVGAVEGPIAGFIGTLDAIIRELVGTVDAMAKMKGEAAEV from the coding sequence ATGCCGCGTCCGGAGAAAGTGCAATTGGTGGCGGAAGTCACGGAGCAATTCCGTTCCGCCGGATCCGTTTATGTGACCGACTACGCCGGACTGACGGTCGGCGACATCACCGAGCTGCGCAAGCAGTTGCGGGCCGCCGGCGTGAAGTACCGCGTCGTGAAGAACACCCTGCTCCGCCGGGCCGCCGGTGACGCCGGCTTGGCCGATCTGGTCGAGCAGTTCAAGGGGCCGACGGCGGTTGCCTTCGGACCGGCGGATCCCGTGGCGGCGGCCAAGATCTTCGGCGAGTTCGCCGCACGACTCGAAAAGCCGAAAGTGCGGCGTTTCCTTGTCGACAAGAAGCCGTACGCCGCCACGGACCTGAGGGCGCTGGCCTCGCTCCCCTCGCGGGGGGTCCTGCTGGCGCAGGTGGTCGGGGCGGTGGAGGGGCCGATTGCCGGTTTCATCGGGACGTTGGATGCCATCATCCGCGAGCTTGTCGGCACTGTTGACGCGATGGCCAAGATGAAGGGCGAGGCCGCCGAGGTGTAG